A window of Pedococcus aerophilus contains these coding sequences:
- a CDS encoding YifB family Mg chelatase-like AAA ATPase — MTFGRTRSVTLEGLVGTVVDVEAHLSGGLPALMLGGLPDTACAQSPNRVRAACASIGRLLTQDRLTVNLSPASIPKNGSGFDLPIALAVLAAVSVLPASRIADVVHLGELGLDGTIRPVRGVLPAVLAAAREGCRDVVVPIENAAEARLVPDIEVHAVAHLKDLVAVYTDGGDRLSIGVPASAPTPAALPGPTTDLAEVAGQPEARAALELAAAGGHHLFLLGPPGSGKTMLAERLVSILPRLTREQSIDVLAVKSLLGLSASEVGVEFVPPFIAPHHSATQAAIIGGGSGAVRPGAISQAHHGVLFLDEAPEFRTGALQALRQPLESGHVVVSRARTAVRFPARFQLVMAANPCPCGLGHGKGIGCTCTPMAKRAYVAKLSGPLLDRVDLQVQVPAVTLSSLGAEPGESSAVVASRVALAREVQADRWRDTSWRLNSQIPGAFLRRGPRRLPRSVTTDLDRALDRGQLTLRGYDRVLRLGWTVADLGGRTSPARDDLGTALTLRNQGPVAA; from the coding sequence ATGACGTTCGGCCGCACGAGGTCGGTGACCCTCGAGGGACTCGTCGGGACGGTCGTGGACGTCGAGGCACACCTGTCCGGTGGGCTGCCGGCCCTGATGCTCGGCGGACTGCCCGACACCGCGTGCGCCCAGTCACCCAACCGCGTGCGTGCGGCCTGCGCCAGCATCGGTCGGCTCCTCACCCAGGACCGGCTCACCGTCAACCTCTCGCCGGCCTCGATCCCCAAGAACGGCAGCGGCTTCGACCTGCCCATCGCTCTGGCTGTGCTGGCAGCCGTGAGCGTCCTGCCGGCGTCCCGGATCGCCGACGTGGTCCACCTCGGCGAGCTCGGCCTCGACGGGACCATCCGTCCGGTGCGCGGGGTGCTCCCGGCGGTGCTCGCCGCCGCGCGCGAGGGATGCCGTGACGTCGTCGTGCCGATCGAGAACGCCGCCGAGGCGAGGCTGGTCCCGGACATCGAGGTGCACGCGGTCGCCCATCTCAAGGACCTCGTCGCGGTCTACACCGACGGTGGCGACCGGTTGTCGATCGGGGTGCCCGCTTCAGCGCCGACCCCGGCGGCCCTTCCGGGGCCGACGACCGACCTCGCGGAGGTGGCGGGACAACCCGAGGCTCGGGCGGCGCTCGAGCTGGCTGCGGCCGGGGGTCACCACCTGTTCCTGCTCGGGCCACCGGGATCGGGGAAGACGATGCTGGCCGAGCGGCTGGTCTCGATCCTGCCGCGGCTGACCCGGGAGCAGTCCATCGACGTCCTCGCCGTGAAGTCGCTGCTGGGGCTGAGTGCCTCCGAGGTCGGGGTGGAGTTCGTGCCGCCGTTCATCGCGCCGCACCACAGTGCGACGCAGGCAGCGATCATCGGTGGAGGCAGCGGTGCCGTCCGTCCCGGAGCGATCTCCCAGGCCCACCACGGGGTCCTGTTCCTCGACGAAGCACCAGAGTTCCGCACCGGGGCGCTGCAGGCGCTGCGGCAGCCGTTGGAGTCCGGGCACGTCGTGGTGTCGCGGGCCCGCACCGCGGTGCGGTTCCCGGCGCGCTTCCAGCTCGTCATGGCAGCCAACCCCTGCCCGTGCGGGCTGGGTCACGGCAAGGGCATCGGGTGCACCTGCACCCCGATGGCCAAGCGCGCCTACGTCGCCAAGCTCTCCGGTCCGCTGCTGGACCGGGTCGACCTCCAGGTGCAGGTCCCGGCCGTCACGCTGTCGTCGCTCGGTGCCGAGCCGGGGGAGTCCAGCGCAGTGGTGGCGTCCCGGGTCGCGCTGGCCCGAGAGGTGCAGGCCGATCGGTGGCGCGACACCAGCTGGCGGCTCAACAGCCAGATCCCCGGAGCATTCCTGCGACGCGGACCGCGGCGACTGCCCCGCTCGGTGACCACCGACCTGGACCGCGCTCTCGACCGGGGGCAGCTGACGCTGCGCGGCTACGACCGGGTTCTGCGCCTGGGCTGGACGGTCGCCGACCTCGGTGGGCGCACCAGCCCGGCCCGAGACGACCTGGGCACCGCCCTGACGCTGCGCAACCAAGGCCCGGTGGCGGCATGA
- a CDS encoding YraN family protein, with the protein MTETTAAPAPDPRRLLGRYGEQLAVRYLTDRGWSVLDRNWRCAHGEIDVVARDGDCLVFCEVKTRTTERFGGAIEAVDHRKAARLRRLAAAWLQSHDERAARVRIDVIGILRPRHGPAQLRHLVGVGS; encoded by the coding sequence ATGACAGAGACCACGGCAGCGCCGGCCCCGGATCCACGCCGCCTCCTCGGGAGGTATGGCGAGCAGCTCGCGGTCCGCTACCTCACCGATCGCGGGTGGTCGGTCCTGGACCGCAACTGGCGGTGCGCGCACGGTGAGATCGACGTCGTGGCGCGGGACGGCGACTGCTTGGTCTTCTGCGAGGTCAAGACCAGGACGACCGAGCGCTTCGGGGGAGCCATTGAGGCGGTGGACCACCGCAAGGCTGCTCGGCTGCGCCGCCTCGCCGCCGCCTGGTTGCAGTCCCATGACGAGCGGGCGGCGCGGGTGCGGATCGACGTCATCGGCATCCTGCGCCCCCGGCACGGACCGGCCCAGCTGCGGCACCTGGTGGGGGTGGGGTCATGA
- a CDS encoding DUF2469 domain-containing protein: MSSEDLEKYESEMELALYREYRDVVGLFSHVVETERRFYLCNSVDVKVRSDGGEVYFDVTMQDAWVWDIYRPARFAKQVRVVTFKDVNVEELAKSELELPKDSGF; encoded by the coding sequence ATGAGTTCTGAGGACCTCGAGAAGTACGAGAGCGAGATGGAGCTCGCCCTCTACCGCGAGTACCGCGACGTCGTCGGCCTGTTCTCCCACGTGGTCGAGACCGAGCGGCGCTTCTACCTGTGCAACTCCGTCGACGTGAAGGTCCGCAGCGACGGCGGCGAGGTCTACTTCGACGTGACCATGCAGGACGCCTGGGTCTGGGACATCTACCGCCCGGCACGGTTCGCCAAGCAGGTGCGCGTCGTCACGTTCAAGGACGTCAACGTGGAGGAGCTGGCCAAGAGCGAGCTCGAGCTCCCCAAGGACTCCGGCTTCTAG
- a CDS encoding ribonuclease HII, whose product MPAPRRTSARPGSRKPSLRVERALQREGHRVLAGMDEVGRGALAGPVTVGVVLIDETCRSAPTGVKDSKLLTPGARVAMVPRIQRWSLAYAVGHASPAEIDEIGIIAALRLAGCRALAAVDVRPDLVILDGNHDWLTAPDDVGLFAFAGDDAPATPPVTTMIKADLKCSSVAAASVLAKVERDAIMVAHAPEHPVYGWEVNKGYAAPEHMAALEAHGASELHRRSWRLPGVEREPGREPGRDPRRDLDPVTDHDGEDSTDGGGTTTTAPEPEMSTR is encoded by the coding sequence GTGCCCGCACCACGACGGACCAGCGCCCGCCCGGGTAGTCGCAAGCCGAGCCTGCGCGTCGAGCGCGCGCTGCAACGCGAGGGCCACCGCGTCCTCGCGGGGATGGACGAGGTCGGTCGCGGGGCGCTGGCCGGGCCGGTGACGGTCGGGGTCGTGCTCATCGACGAGACCTGTCGCAGCGCCCCGACCGGCGTCAAGGACTCCAAGCTGCTCACACCTGGTGCCCGGGTCGCCATGGTGCCGCGCATCCAGCGCTGGAGCCTCGCGTACGCCGTCGGCCACGCCTCGCCGGCCGAGATCGACGAGATCGGCATCATCGCGGCGCTGCGCCTCGCCGGCTGCCGGGCCTTGGCGGCCGTCGACGTCCGCCCCGACCTGGTCATCCTCGACGGCAACCACGACTGGCTGACCGCGCCCGACGACGTCGGGCTGTTCGCGTTCGCCGGCGACGACGCGCCGGCGACCCCTCCCGTGACGACGATGATCAAGGCCGACCTGAAGTGCTCCTCGGTGGCGGCCGCCTCGGTGCTGGCCAAGGTCGAGCGCGACGCGATCATGGTCGCCCATGCGCCCGAGCACCCCGTCTACGGCTGGGAGGTCAACAAGGGGTATGCCGCGCCGGAGCACATGGCGGCCCTCGAGGCCCACGGGGCGAGCGAGCTGCACCGACGGTCGTGGCGCCTTCCCGGGGTCGAGCGTGAGCCCGGACGTGAGCCCGGACGTGACCCTCGACGTGACCTCGACCCGGTCACGGACCATGATGGCGAGGACAGCACCGATGGCGGCGGCACCACGACCACCGCGCCCGAACCGGAGATGAGCACCCGATGA
- the lepB gene encoding signal peptidase I: protein MSPSPEGRPDHEERGWLGYDRAPADVDDASTAGVDASGHASGDASGPAAPDPSAAPSPWLRHDAAGDPTVGHESGGGPDRDPAWLEPELEVPAQPTGDAHDTGVPPTLAEEPPTVQPSDSAGQAPYDATAPADATAPADGTAPTDEAAVDEAGADDVATGPRRNPPQGDETDPEAEAGVMAVAGAAIKEFAIVVGMALVLSFIVKTWLLQAFYIPSGSMEDTLVLNDRVIVSKLTPGPVDLKRGDIIVFADPGEWLEETPQVPHGKVVTVLREAATFVGLLPDNSENHLIKRVIGLPGDRVVCCDEGGRITINGTAIKEPYLKAGDAASDQDFDITVPRGRVWVMGDHRSNSADSRAHDAPENNGSQGSVDERLIVGRAVALVWPLDHLTWLSNPTETFATVPAPRSEDAPAPTDEPSVDPSSETGGVEVPGGDGGEGGG from the coding sequence GTGAGCCCCAGCCCGGAGGGCCGGCCGGACCACGAGGAGCGCGGCTGGCTCGGTTACGACCGCGCGCCCGCCGACGTGGATGACGCGTCGACGGCCGGCGTCGATGCGTCGGGCCATGCGTCGGGCGATGCGTCGGGCCCCGCCGCGCCTGACCCCTCTGCTGCGCCGAGCCCATGGCTGCGGCACGACGCCGCCGGTGACCCGACCGTCGGGCACGAGTCCGGTGGCGGCCCGGACCGCGACCCGGCCTGGCTCGAACCAGAGCTCGAGGTCCCCGCGCAGCCCACCGGCGACGCCCACGACACCGGTGTCCCGCCAACCCTCGCCGAGGAGCCCCCCACCGTGCAGCCCAGCGACTCGGCCGGTCAGGCGCCGTACGACGCCACCGCGCCGGCCGACGCCACCGCGCCGGCCGACGGCACCGCGCCGACCGATGAGGCTGCGGTCGACGAGGCAGGGGCCGACGACGTCGCGACCGGTCCGCGTCGGAACCCCCCGCAGGGCGACGAGACCGATCCCGAGGCCGAGGCAGGGGTGATGGCGGTCGCCGGGGCGGCGATCAAGGAGTTCGCGATCGTCGTCGGCATGGCTCTCGTGCTGTCGTTCATCGTCAAGACCTGGTTGCTCCAGGCCTTCTACATCCCGTCAGGGTCGATGGAGGACACCCTCGTCCTCAACGACCGCGTCATCGTCAGCAAGCTGACCCCCGGACCCGTCGACCTCAAGCGCGGCGACATCATCGTGTTCGCCGACCCGGGCGAGTGGCTGGAGGAGACGCCCCAGGTGCCGCACGGCAAGGTCGTCACCGTCCTGCGCGAGGCGGCGACGTTCGTCGGCCTGCTCCCCGACAACTCCGAGAACCACCTCATCAAGCGCGTCATCGGCCTCCCCGGCGACCGGGTCGTGTGCTGCGACGAGGGCGGGCGCATCACCATCAACGGCACCGCGATCAAGGAGCCGTACCTCAAGGCCGGCGACGCGGCCAGCGACCAGGACTTCGACATCACCGTCCCGCGCGGCCGCGTGTGGGTCATGGGTGACCACCGTTCCAACTCCGCTGACTCCCGCGCCCACGACGCCCCCGAGAACAACGGGAGCCAGGGCTCGGTCGACGAGCGGCTCATCGTCGGACGCGCGGTCGCGCTGGTCTGGCCGCTGGACCACCTGACCTGGCTGTCCAACCCGACCGAGACGTTCGCGACCGTGCCGGCGCCGCGGTCCGAGGACGCGCCCGCTCCCACGGACGAGCCGTCGGTCGACCCGAGCTCGGAGACCGGTGGGGTCGAGGTGCCCGGCGGCGACGGCGGCGAGGGCGGCGGCTGA
- the lepB gene encoding signal peptidase I encodes MAVSATADDHGTDRGAQQSDHPRRQGPSWIVLVGVALLVMLVVRGFLVQSFFVPSGSMEPTIEPGDRILVSKLVSGDEVQRGDVVVFDGTTTFAAADRTPHQADGLIGRTLAGAASLVGVDLGEQDFVKRVIGLPGDRVVCCGTDGRLTVNGVPVQEDYLFPGDVPSELTFDVVVPEGRLWVMGDHRSDSADSRAHLGDPGGGTVRTKDVVGRATATFWPLNRIGGFDRPSSLATIPSAGSR; translated from the coding sequence GTGGCCGTTTCCGCGACTGCCGACGACCACGGCACCGACCGTGGCGCGCAGCAGTCGGACCACCCCCGACGACAGGGTCCCTCGTGGATCGTCCTCGTCGGGGTGGCGTTGCTGGTGATGCTCGTGGTCCGGGGTTTCCTCGTGCAGTCCTTCTTCGTCCCGTCCGGCTCGATGGAGCCCACCATCGAGCCCGGTGACCGCATCCTCGTGAGCAAGCTCGTGTCCGGCGACGAGGTGCAGCGCGGGGACGTCGTCGTGTTCGACGGCACCACGACGTTCGCCGCCGCCGACCGCACCCCGCACCAGGCCGACGGCCTGATCGGGCGCACGTTGGCCGGGGCCGCGTCGCTCGTCGGGGTCGACCTCGGCGAGCAGGACTTCGTCAAGCGCGTCATCGGCCTCCCGGGCGACCGGGTGGTCTGCTGCGGCACCGACGGCCGGCTGACGGTGAACGGCGTCCCGGTCCAGGAGGACTACCTCTTCCCGGGTGACGTCCCGAGCGAGCTGACCTTCGACGTGGTCGTGCCCGAAGGCCGCCTGTGGGTGATGGGCGACCACCGCAGCGACAGCGCGGACAGCCGCGCCCACCTCGGCGACCCGGGCGGTGGGACCGTCCGCACCAAGGACGTCGTGGGTCGTGCCACCGCCACCTTCTGGCCCCTGAACCGCATCGGGGGCTTCGACCGCCCGAGCTCCCTCGCGACCATCCCCTCGGCGGGATCCCGGTGA
- the rplS gene encoding 50S ribosomal protein L19, which produces MQRFDEIDKVSLRDDVPAFRAGDTVNVHVKVIEGTRSRVQVFKGVVIRRHGGGVTETFTVRKVSFGVGVERTFPLHTPVIDKIEVVTRGDVRRAKLYYLRDLRGKAAKIKEKRETIPAK; this is translated from the coding sequence ATGCAGCGTTTCGACGAGATCGACAAGGTCTCCCTGCGCGACGACGTCCCCGCCTTCCGCGCCGGTGACACCGTCAACGTGCACGTCAAGGTCATCGAGGGCACGCGCTCCCGCGTCCAGGTCTTCAAGGGCGTCGTGATCCGTCGCCACGGTGGCGGCGTCACCGAGACCTTCACGGTCCGCAAGGTCTCCTTCGGCGTCGGCGTGGAGCGCACCTTCCCGCTGCACACCCCGGTCATCGACAAGATCGAGGTCGTCACCCGCGGTGACGTCCGTCGCGCCAAGCTGTACTACCTGCGCGACCTGCGCGGCAAGGCTGCCAAGATCAAGGAGAAGCGCGAGACGATCCCCGCCAAGTAA
- a CDS encoding LacI family DNA-binding transcriptional regulator — protein MGNVTLKSVAEAAGVSISTVSNAYNKPDQMSAEVRQRVLEAARSLGYPGPNPAARSLRSQRAGAIGLLLTERLSYAFSDPYTVGMLAGVAEVAEQFSTGLLLIPLEPYDPSRPEDVEPSVDAMRQAVVDGVIAYCVDADHPARQVALGRGLPLVSNVDGPDAAQAYVVIDEHRAAAALGRHLRDLGHRSVGIVVDARRWDDEPTLVGPEDEAALFTDSHARLVGLRDGLGPDVELTVVFAGHNSHDAGARAAAFLLDRRDRPAAIACISDVLALGVIESMQQRGLAVGRDVSVTGFDDVPAAGAAGLTTIRQPIAEKGRLMGRILVDPDYTERRVVLPTELVVRSSTGPAAR, from the coding sequence ATGGGCAACGTGACCCTGAAGTCGGTGGCAGAGGCGGCCGGCGTCTCCATCTCGACCGTCTCCAACGCCTACAACAAGCCGGACCAGATGTCCGCCGAGGTGCGTCAGCGCGTCCTCGAGGCGGCGAGGTCGCTCGGCTACCCGGGCCCCAACCCGGCGGCCCGCAGCCTGCGGTCGCAGCGGGCCGGGGCGATCGGCCTGCTCCTGACCGAGCGGCTGAGCTACGCGTTCTCCGACCCCTACACCGTGGGCATGCTCGCCGGTGTCGCCGAGGTGGCCGAGCAGTTCTCGACCGGGTTGCTGCTCATCCCGCTCGAGCCCTACGACCCGTCCCGGCCCGAGGACGTCGAGCCCTCGGTCGACGCGATGCGCCAAGCGGTCGTGGACGGCGTCATCGCCTACTGCGTCGACGCGGACCACCCGGCCAGGCAGGTCGCGCTCGGGCGCGGGCTGCCCCTCGTGTCCAACGTGGACGGCCCCGACGCCGCGCAGGCCTACGTCGTCATCGACGAGCACCGCGCCGCCGCGGCCCTGGGCCGGCACCTGCGCGACCTCGGCCACCGCAGCGTGGGGATCGTCGTGGACGCCCGCCGGTGGGACGACGAGCCGACGCTGGTCGGACCCGAGGACGAGGCCGCTCTGTTCACCGACAGCCATGCCCGCCTCGTCGGCCTGCGGGACGGCTTGGGCCCGGACGTCGAGCTCACGGTCGTGTTCGCCGGCCACAACTCCCACGACGCCGGGGCCAGGGCCGCGGCGTTCCTGCTCGACCGTCGGGACCGACCCGCGGCGATCGCCTGCATCAGCGACGTGCTGGCCCTCGGCGTCATCGAGTCCATGCAGCAGCGGGGCCTGGCCGTCGGCCGGGACGTGTCCGTCACCGGGTTCGACGACGTGCCTGCGGCCGGAGCGGCGGGCCTGACCACCATCCGACAGCCGATCGCCGAGAAGGGGCGGCTCATGGGCCGCATCCTCGTCGACCCCGACTACACCGAGCGCCGTGTGGTGCTCCCCACCGAACTCGTCGTGCGGTCCAGCACCGGACCCGCGGCGCGCTGA
- a CDS encoding ABC transporter permease, producing MSIDPGWPVAVALVALLALAVAAHRVNGYGLERSAVVAALRAIAQLGVAALLITVVVDHLWLSVLLVGVMFALGVLTTSRRVEAPASWPAAALAMAAGVVPVLVVVLATGTIPPEGIAIIPVAGIIVGNAMTAHTLVGRRAFAALRDEHAQYEAALSLGLLPAQAIREVVHRRAPEALLPGLDQVKTTGVVTLPGAFIGVMLGGGSPVQAATAQVLVLFGIMAAQTVTVGVAERLVAARRLVPADLRSALVD from the coding sequence GTGAGCATCGATCCCGGCTGGCCCGTCGCCGTCGCCCTCGTGGCCCTGCTCGCCCTGGCTGTCGCCGCGCACCGGGTGAACGGCTACGGGCTGGAGCGGTCGGCCGTGGTCGCGGCGCTGCGGGCGATCGCCCAGCTCGGGGTCGCCGCCCTGCTCATCACCGTGGTCGTGGACCACCTGTGGCTGTCGGTCCTGCTCGTCGGGGTCATGTTCGCCCTCGGCGTGCTGACGACCTCTCGTCGGGTGGAGGCACCGGCCTCGTGGCCGGCCGCCGCCCTCGCGATGGCCGCCGGTGTCGTGCCCGTGCTGGTCGTCGTCCTGGCGACGGGCACGATCCCGCCCGAGGGCATCGCCATCATCCCCGTCGCCGGGATCATCGTCGGGAACGCCATGACCGCCCACACCCTCGTCGGACGGCGTGCCTTCGCCGCGCTGCGCGACGAGCACGCGCAGTACGAGGCGGCCCTGTCGCTGGGCCTGCTGCCGGCGCAGGCGATCCGCGAGGTCGTCCACCGCCGCGCACCCGAGGCCCTGCTGCCCGGCCTGGACCAGGTGAAGACGACCGGCGTCGTCACCCTCCCGGGCGCCTTCATCGGGGTGATGCTCGGCGGCGGCTCGCCGGTGCAGGCAGCCACCGCGCAGGTCCTCGTGCTGTTCGGGATCATGGCTGCGCAGACCGTGACGGTGGGGGTCGCCGAGCGCCTCGTCGCCGCCCGCCGGCTCGTCCCGGCGGACCTGCGCTCAGCCCTCGTCGACTGA
- the trmD gene encoding tRNA (guanosine(37)-N1)-methyltransferase TrmD — protein sequence MRLDVVSIFPEYLSPLDLSLIGKARRDGLLDLRVHDLRDFAHDRHQSVDDTPYGGGAGMVMKPQPWAEALAHVAGSDDGGAAVAGSDDPAPARPRLIVPGPGGVPFSQALARELAGEPWLAFACGRYEGIDERVYEHAAQDLGLEVTVVSLGDYVLNGGEVAVLAIVEAVARLLPGVIGNAESLVEESHEDGLLEYPVYTKPSSWESASGVRRDVPPVLLSGDHGRIAAWRHQQRLERTAARRPDLLHASQAMPGAAATGALEGLDVSTATPADAPELLTLSRACWVTEGRANGSFDIPPLVESLADVVDGLGQWQTWTVRSAGRLVGSVRGRRDPSDDATWQVGRLMVAPDLQGHGLGRALLAHVEAAAPSDVTTYWINTGRGSERNLRTYRKAGYRAVPGEGAYPGTVDLTKKRVRGSVDEG from the coding sequence ATGCGCCTCGACGTCGTCTCGATCTTCCCCGAGTACCTCTCGCCGCTCGACCTGTCGCTCATCGGCAAGGCCCGCCGCGACGGACTGCTCGACCTGCGGGTCCACGACCTGCGCGACTTCGCCCACGACCGGCACCAGAGCGTCGACGACACGCCGTACGGCGGCGGCGCCGGCATGGTGATGAAGCCGCAGCCCTGGGCCGAGGCGCTGGCCCACGTCGCAGGCTCGGACGACGGCGGTGCGGCGGTGGCCGGCAGCGACGACCCGGCGCCAGCCCGTCCGAGGCTCATCGTGCCGGGGCCCGGCGGCGTGCCGTTCAGCCAGGCGTTGGCCCGCGAGCTCGCCGGGGAGCCCTGGCTGGCCTTCGCCTGCGGCCGGTACGAGGGGATCGACGAGCGCGTCTACGAGCACGCGGCGCAGGACCTCGGTCTCGAGGTGACCGTGGTGTCGCTCGGCGACTACGTGCTCAACGGGGGAGAGGTGGCGGTCCTGGCCATCGTCGAGGCCGTCGCGCGCCTGCTCCCGGGGGTGATCGGCAACGCGGAGTCCCTCGTCGAGGAGTCCCACGAGGACGGCCTGCTCGAGTACCCCGTCTACACCAAGCCCTCGTCCTGGGAGTCTGCTTCCGGGGTCCGCAGGGACGTGCCACCGGTCCTGCTGTCGGGCGACCACGGCCGCATCGCGGCCTGGCGCCACCAGCAGCGGCTGGAGCGCACGGCCGCCCGGCGTCCCGACCTGCTGCACGCCTCGCAGGCGATGCCCGGTGCTGCCGCCACGGGCGCGCTCGAGGGCCTCGACGTGTCCACCGCGACGCCGGCCGACGCCCCTGAGCTGCTCACCCTGTCGCGGGCCTGCTGGGTCACCGAGGGCCGGGCCAACGGCTCCTTCGACATCCCGCCGCTCGTGGAGTCGCTCGCCGACGTGGTCGACGGACTGGGGCAGTGGCAGACCTGGACGGTCCGCTCGGCCGGGCGGCTGGTGGGATCGGTGCGCGGTCGGCGCGACCCGTCCGACGACGCCACCTGGCAGGTCGGCCGGCTCATGGTCGCCCCGGACCTGCAGGGTCACGGACTCGGGCGTGCCCTGCTCGCCCACGTCGAGGCGGCAGCCCCCTCGGACGTCACGACCTACTGGATCAACACCGGGCGGGGGAGCGAGCGCAACCTGCGCACCTACCGCAAGGCGGGGTACCGGGCCGTCCCCGGCGAGGGCGCGTACCCCGGCACCGTGGACCTCACCAAGAAGCGGGTGCGCGGCTCAGTCGACGAGGGCTGA
- the rimM gene encoding ribosome maturation factor RimM (Essential for efficient processing of 16S rRNA), translated as MPATDQLLVARIGKPHGLRGEVTVQAHTDDPERRFIPGVVFATEAPAGSGVPKALTLATARLHQKIWLLGFEQIPDRTGAEGLRGTRLFVTLGDVIDDVDDDEDGWYEDELVGLTVVDTDGATLGEVAGLETGVAQDLLVVTLTSGRQALVPFVDEIVPEVDVEARRVVIDPPPGLLELADE; from the coding sequence ATGCCTGCCACCGACCAGCTGCTCGTCGCCCGCATCGGCAAGCCCCACGGCCTGCGCGGTGAGGTCACCGTCCAGGCGCACACCGACGACCCGGAGCGCCGCTTCATCCCCGGCGTCGTCTTCGCGACCGAGGCCCCGGCCGGGTCCGGTGTCCCTAAGGCGCTGACCCTGGCGACGGCCCGCCTGCACCAGAAGATCTGGCTGCTCGGGTTCGAGCAGATCCCCGACCGCACCGGCGCCGAGGGCCTGCGCGGCACCCGGCTGTTCGTCACCCTCGGTGACGTCATCGACGACGTGGACGACGACGAGGACGGCTGGTACGAGGACGAACTCGTCGGGCTCACGGTCGTCGACACCGACGGCGCCACCCTCGGTGAGGTGGCAGGCCTCGAGACGGGCGTCGCCCAGGACCTGCTCGTCGTGACGCTCACCAGCGGTCGTCAGGCCCTCGTGCCGTTCGTGGACGAGATCGTGCCCGAGGTGGACGTCGAGGCCCGTCGCGTCGTCATCGACCCGCCGCCCGGCCTGCTCGAGCTCGCCGACGAGTGA
- a CDS encoding RNA-binding protein produces MLEEALEHLVKGIVDHKDEVAVRRKELRRGEVLEVRVHPEDLGRVIGRSGRTASALRTVMGALAGGHTVRVDIVDTDKVR; encoded by the coding sequence GTGCTGGAGGAGGCGCTCGAGCACCTCGTCAAGGGCATCGTCGACCACAAGGACGAGGTTGCCGTTCGACGCAAGGAGCTCCGCCGCGGTGAGGTGCTCGAGGTCCGGGTCCACCCCGAGGACCTCGGGCGCGTGATCGGCCGTTCCGGCCGCACCGCGAGCGCCCTGCGCACCGTCATGGGCGCGCTGGCCGGCGGGCACACCGTCCGGGTCGACATCGTCGACACCGACAAGGTCCGCTGA
- the rpsP gene encoding 30S ribosomal protein S16 has translation MAVKIRLKRMGKIRAPFYRVVVMDSRAKRDGRAIEEIGKYHPTEEPSLIDIDSERAQYWLGQGAQPTEAVAALLKVTGDWQKYKGEPGAEGTLKVKAPKTSKKDLYEAAIAAAGKGDTGSDTATTPKKKAAKKADEAPVEEPKADAKADDAKADEAATTEAPAADAADKA, from the coding sequence GTGGCCGTCAAGATCCGTCTGAAGCGCATGGGCAAGATCCGTGCACCGTTCTACCGCGTCGTCGTCATGGACTCGCGCGCCAAGCGCGATGGCCGGGCCATCGAGGAGATCGGCAAGTACCACCCGACCGAGGAGCCCTCGCTCATCGACATCGACTCGGAGCGTGCGCAGTACTGGCTGGGCCAGGGCGCGCAGCCGACCGAGGCCGTTGCCGCCCTGCTCAAGGTGACCGGTGACTGGCAGAAGTACAAGGGCGAGCCCGGCGCCGAGGGCACCCTCAAGGTCAAGGCTCCGAAGACGTCCAAGAAGGACCTCTACGAGGCCGCCATCGCCGCCGCCGGCAAGGGCGACACGGGCAGCGACACCGCGACCACCCCGAAGAAGAAGGCTGCCAAGAAGGCCGACGAGGCTCCTGTCGAGGAGCCCAAGGCCGACGCCAAGGCTGACGACGCCAAGGCTGACGAGGCCGCGACCACGGAGGCCCCGGCCGCCGACGCCGCGGACAAGGCCTGA